Genomic window (Rosa chinensis cultivar Old Blush chromosome 6, RchiOBHm-V2, whole genome shotgun sequence):
tttcaatttatataaaaACAGTTATTCACTGTGGGATATTTCTGTTGATTTTGTATCCTTTGACTTGACTACGGAACATGATGTCCTGATTAAGTAGGACAGTTATAAAagcgtttttttttctttcctctaaTAGATGCATGATATATGCTTGTGTTCTGGTATCTAGATATTCAATGGAATGTTCTTAATCAAGAAACTCCGGCTTGTTTAATTGGTTCCTTGCTTTCCTTATTAACGTCTTTCAGAGTTCAGTGCTCACCTTGGATGAGTCAGCATTAGATATTGATCAGGTTGAGAACCTCATAAAGTTTTGTCCAACAAAAGAAGAGATGGACTTACTCAaggtaactttctatttgtAATCCTCCACTCCACCTCAAGTTGAGAGCTTTTGTATATTTGAGCTGATTATTTTTATACCTGGAATTGCATACAAGACGTATGTAGGCCTtctgttttcttgaataatatATTATGCTTTGGTGGGCAGGGTTATAACGGAGATAAggaaaatttgggaaaatgtgAACAGGTGAGTGTGGATTATAATTTCCCCTGTTTACCTCTCACGTCATGATGCATACATTAATTTCCTTATGCAACTTATGACAGTTTTTCCTAGAATTAATGAAAGTGCCACGGGTGGAACCCAAGCTCAGAGTTTTCGCATTCAAAATACAATTCCATTCCCAGGTAAGGACAGTTTCTCTAATTGTGAAGTTCCGGAGGATATCTTAGTCTTGTGCTTGTTGTTATACATTTGTCCATGGCGCTGCATTTTTCAGGTTTCTGACCTTAGAAAGAATTTAAACACCGTCAATTCAGTAGCAGATGAGGCAAGCTTCTTCTCATTTTCTAGTATTTAAGGCTCTTTTCTTGATTGAACAATTTTCTCATAAAGCATTCCAATCAATGTGCTTTTCAGATCAGAAATTCAGAAAAGCTGAAAAGGATCATGCAAACCATTCTTTCTCTGGGTAATGCCTTGAATCATGGAACTGCAAGAGGTGAGTATATTTGGTTTATGTTCATGATGTATATAGTATGGATATGTTATATCTCACAGCACACTTTGATGTTGTACAAAAGTTAAAGTACAGCTGTTGCGGTAGAAATACCAGAGTTGCAAGTTAGAAATAGTTTTCTGTTAATCGTAGCAAAGAAGCAGTAACTTATGAAAGAAACTACTTTGGCATGCATAGAAGACAAAAAGCTATATAATTAGTATCAAACTGGTCCTATTTCTTCTGTGGTTATTTTTAAAGATCTTTTTCCTTAAAGCTCCAATGCCCTGTATTTTTTCTCTGTGGCAGCAGTTATCTTATTTAATTACTCCTATAGGTTCTGCTATTGGATTTCGATTGGATAGCCTCCTAAAGCTCACTGATACGCGAGCCCGGAATAACAAGATGACTCTCATGCATTACCTTTGTAAGGTGAAACATCATTTTTAAGACTTTTGGTCCATTTTATTTGGTAgaacttttttttatatttagcaACAGAAAACAAATTCTTAGGTTTAAATACAAACTGAACAGTGGCTGTTCTAACGTCATGAATTTTGAGCTCCTTCGCAATTGTGTTCATAATATTCACCTTTAACAAACTATAGGTACTAGTGGAAAAGCTGCCAGAACTTCTTGATTTTCCTAAAGACCTTGTAAGTTTGGAGGCTTCAACAAAGGTATgatatcctttttcttttgaattctATTAGGTACGATAAATTCCTTGTACATTTGGCATGAGTGAGCTGAattttcaattattatgtagATACAATTGAAATATCTGGCAGAGGAAATGCAAGCCATCAGCAAAGGCTTAGAGAAGGTTGTACAAGAGTTGACTGCCTCAGAAAATGATGGTCCAGTGTCAGAAACTTTTTGCAAGGTTACATACACTCCTTCATGCATACATATCCACTGGGGTTAGCTAACTAAATTGCCTTTAGGATACAATAAGCTTCAAAGAGAACTAAGAAGAAAGATGTAAAGTAACCAAAGTTTCCGATGAAAGAAAAGGAACCAAAATGAAACGGGATAGAGTTTGTACATGTAATTACCTCTCCTCGGGATTATGCAATGACCTGATGCCCCTTGTTTACTCGTTGAGGACCAGTCTCAGATAAATTTGAGAGTAGTATCTACCACTTCTTGGTATTCCTGATAACAAAAATATGGTCATCATAAATGAATACCATAAAGGTTCTCATATCAAACAGATTACCAATTGCAAAGATCTTGTTGCTGTTCATAGTATTTTGTTTCTATATTGTTATTTCAATATTCACTTAATATTACGCACTTTGAAATGTTCAGACACTAAAGGAGTTTCTTGGTCATGCTGAAGCTGAAGTGAGGTCCTTGGCTTTACTCTATTCTAATGTGGTATGTATGAAGTTTTGCTTAAAGCAGTTGGATTTGAACACTAATGGTTTGTTTGTGACTTGAAACGAAAACATTGTTAAGCGTATTATTCAATGGGTCTGTCTTCAGGGAAGAAATGCAGATGCATTGGCTCTTTATTTTGGGGAAGATCCTTCTCGTTGCCCATTTGAGCAAGGTAAATATGTTGTAACAATTTCAGTTTATCATCTGCATACCTCTTGTGATCAAGTGCTGCGTTGTGCTTTTGTTTTCCCTTTCTACCTGTTTGTGTTTAATGTGTCATATTTTCTCTGTGCTTATTGGAAATTTATCCTTTAGTTGTCTCTACTCTGCTCAACTTTGTGAGGATGTTTGTCCGAGCTCATGAGGAAAACTGTAAGCAGCTTGAATTCGAGAGAAAGAAAGCCCTGAAGGAGGCAGAAAATGAGAAGATGAAAGCGGGAACTCTTTCAAGAAAGGAATCAGGGCGCTTGATACAGACTACCATTAAGAGTGCCAATATTAAATCATAATGAATCATTTAACCACGTACTTTTGAGCAACAAAGCTCTTCTCACATGGATATATTTCTTCCATCTATGAATGAATCATCTGACCATCAGTTTTGATGACGTGGAGTAGAATGTCATATGATTCAAAAGTAATGTTCGTGGTATGCAGAAAATGGAGACGTCCACTGTAAGTGAGTATTAATCCTATTAGATCttccttttttggtttttggaagCTCCGGCTCCCTACTTACATGTGATTATACAATTCTTCCTATAACATGGTCCATTGTTTTGCAGCAGAAGTTGATTCCAGAGTTCATGGAGCCTGTTCGATGAGCCGCTAATTGTGAGATACATTTGAGGAGTTGTATAAAAATGCCCAATAGTTAGCTTACCATCCTTTTTATATTATTAGTTACATaatgatttttcattttcagaTATAGGAATGTAAATCTTGATATGAGATGATAGTAGAGGGAAATATATTATAAAATCAACCAGTTATTTGAGGATTAGCTGCATAGAGTATGAACTTGTTGATATGATGAACTCGTATTATCCTATGTGGCCTAACGTGCAAGGAATCATTTTGTTTCAAAGTACAAATTATTAAATCACGAATTATTTTTCCTAGGAAACCGGAGGTCGGAAGTGAATTTCCCGCGATTGGGACAAATTTGAAATGTCTTATGAGACATCCAACAAAGTCTTATCCGGATGAAATTTTGAGTTGACTTGTTTTAATGTCTATAAATAAGTCTTTTTGTGAGAAATATTAAAATGGTGGTTTTAGTTGGACattcaaatttgctatttggacctctcatacttagtacacctctaatttactttttagaatacttgaaaagctaagcaTACCtctttatttttatcaaaatgcctttgaacatgagatacaacaatctattattctactttttatctatattttcaaccacgagaagaaaaatgaatcaaaatcacatgacatTGCTgtcttatgagtaggtctctcctccaccaaaattaagtAGAtggttggttctcgatcttgatatgttgttggaacccttttgaatttgctaaaagaatgatTTCAAGGGTATTGAGTTGGAAGAttaagtaataactatatcataatattcaattaatttagtttaagaaaatttcaaatcagattgttttgaatttacattTGTAATAAATGataggccatgtatagaaattattatttttacttaattgttttaagtaaattataatttttatttttatttttagaagaagtaaattataaaactatataggcaatataaggaaatatcagggaaaaaaaattaattgaatgttatatttggttggaggaggtaagaagattatttacttatttatttaattcatttttctctctttgtccttatttgtctttcatATAAATTGACAAAGTCAATTAACAactgaaaaaaaattagaggtccaagtaaatccagaatatgtgtctagcccaaactctaggttacttaacttagttgtaatagggtattctcagagatattcatagatattcgattaattgtacgattatctttccttgcacaactctaattctatgtcttgtaatcctctatataaaaaggccCATATTGTCAATAAAAGTACGATTCAATTCtctcacaatttcagttttacTTAAACACCCACCCATATTAAAATTGAGGACTTCATTTGTCGGTGCTAGTGCTAACAACCTTGTTGAGAGGCCAAAGGAATATGAGGAACGTTATGGTAGGAACAAAAATTGAAGGAAACCAAGTTTTTAGATTGGATGGAGACTCATTTTGCTGGTCGAGATAAGAAAGGGACCTGTGAGGCAACAAGACGTCGTTTAGTCCGTGCATGGCTGGCTTTCAGTATAGATGAAAGGACAGAGTGAGCAACGACTAAAGCTGCATCACTTGAAATtaatactgttttttttttttttgaggggaaaTGAAGATATATTCTTGTGATCGAAAAGATCATACGACCGTACAAGGTCAAGCTAGGAGATCCGAAGATCACCCATTACATTCATTGCTCAAGTAGTGCACTGACTACACATTAAAATGACTACTAGCCTAGACTACTTCACCTTGATCAATAAGAAGCTACAACACCAAAGAACCAGTACATCCGCCTAAGACCTTCTTGGTGTACATCAGTACTGACCCGTGGACACATTGTAACAACCCAAAGAAACAAGGTATACAGGGCCAAGGCCCATTGCACTCATCAGTAAAGATGGAGCTTTAttacacaaaagaaaataacatacaaaaaaataaaattgggcCCAAAGCAAATCCCAGATCCAAGCACTCAAACCCTAGCCCAACTCCAAGTTGCAGCAGCCACCACGCCTCCACCACGTTGATGAGACCCTAGCCACCGCCACGAGTAGAAGTCGGTCGACCATCCACCCTGCCATCATCGCCAGCACGCCGACAAGAAGCACCACCTCGCCCAAAACACCTCCTCCCTGCATGGTACCGAAGCAACCATACCAGATCGGAAGACTCCGATCCAAAACGAGCTCGTCGAAGCCCCACCTCACGCCGTCCTGCCAGTTGCCGCCGTCGATCAAAGGCAGAGAATGCCGAAACCACCAGTCTGCCACCGCTAGAGCCTCCCAACGATCAGAAGACGCAGACCCACCACAGGCTTGCAAGCTTGTCAAGGTCCAAGCCACGTCGCCGCAGCACAGTCTGAGAACGACCATCAAAACATCCCCGCCCGGCCGCACTCACCGTTTACCGACAAGGCTAATAGCTTGGTGCGGCACGGGAGCCGCCGGACGAGAGCCTCCAAACTTTCCAAAGGAAACCTAGCCGccctcagagagagagagagagagagagagagagagagagagagagagagagagagagagagagagagagagagagagagagagcttacgACTTGAAATTAATACTGTTTTGATTCTTTGGTCTCTACAACAACGTCAGGTTAGCAGGGTAGGTTAGGCATCAACATTTAACTTCCTTGTAGCCAAAATAGTTAATTAAAGTCGTATTAGATTATACCAATTTCCCAATTTTCAATTACGTATGAGCACGCATGCTTCAGCCACTTTCATCTGAGAGATGAATGTTTAGTAGCTCCTCTCAGTCTCAGATATCCGATGGAAACGCAAATACTtttataaacaaacaaaaatgaatACTAGCTAGCAACTATAGCAAAGACAGAAAAAGTCTAGCAGACACAACTCTCTATTGATTCCGGTCACCATGGGCATCCATTCCTCTACATCTTTGATCGGCGGAGCCAATATACGACGACAGGGGGCTGTGGCCCCCATTGAAATTTTTTGTAATAGATTTACATCTAAATTATGTCCAGAAATTAAATGTAATTAGTTCCTACAATTATCATATTACATgaatttttctgtattttttctctatgtacacacacatattgAAATTTCTTATTAATGGATGATATTTGTGAGATTTAAAAATTTTCTACGATTGATTGCCTCCACGTACAGAAAAAAACTTCTGCCTCCTCGGCTCCGCCACTGCTTTAACCTACCTAGCTACAATCTGCGAAACTTATCTAACGTACCATATTCAATGGTTTTAATACAATGGTTTAGGGGTTACGTGCAGGTTGATCAGTTTTAATGGAGCGGGCAACAGCAGCAGCTAAAGCTACAGTGAAATTCGGATCTTTGGTTAGATAAGTAACGTATTCTTGTATTTTCTCATTTTCACAGGTCTGATCAGTAGTACTAGTACTAGTACTAGTACTAGTACTAGTAGTACCAGCAGGGCTTCCTCGTCCTGGTCTGTTCTCTTCTTgattggatttggatttagagCCGGAGAGAGTAAGATCAAGCGTGATAGGCTCCCGCCGAGAAGGAGGACTCCTCATAGTAATAGGGTCAGCTGCGGTACTAGTACTGCTGCTCTGTAGCAATCCATGTACTACTGCTGGAGGAAAATCAACAGACATAATTTGATTATGAGGAGCTGGGGCTGGtggtgatgaagatgaagatgaaattaTTTGTCCAAGCCGTAGGGAATTAGAATTATTGATGATGTCATGGTTGTGGTGGCCTTCATATGTTGCCACAAGGATTGACTTGTCCTGCATGCATCTCTGTACCTTCTTTTTGACTGGGCAAGTTGGAGCCATGGAGCACCTGAAATAAGCTCGAGGGGATGATGGGTTGTCCTTGGTCACCTTCTGCCCGTACTTCCTCCATTGATATCCATCTTTCACAATCTGTAATATTCATTTATTCATTCACAATTTATTAATAAGTAAACTCAACCCAAGCAGAAAGCTAACTAAGCACTAGTTAGTTGATTAAGATCGAAAACTTATCACGAACTGATTGATGCATAGACCATCTAGCTAGCTACTTACAAGGGTGTTGTCTTTAGAGTCGGTTCTCACTAGGAACTGCGATGTCTTATTGGCTACTGGAAAGTGATGATGCTGCTGGTGATCACAATGAGAAAAAGCAGTTGTTCTTGCCCTCTTGTTTGCAGTTGGATCAAAAATATCATATGATGAGCATCCTGAGCCAGTAGTAGTCATCTCATGATGATCATGATCATCGTGTGTTGAAGACTTGTTTTGTTGGAGATCGAGTCGGATCAGTTGGAGCTGGGACTCAAGTCTAGTGTACTTTCTGCTCATAGCTTCAAGTAGGAATCTTAGAGCTTCATTCTCTTTTCGCACACATTGCAGGTCTTCTTCCAGACTATCTCCCTGCTGATCAACCTTCCACCCAAGACCAGAAAGTAGCGATTAATTAATGACTATTAGGTCAAACATATAGAAATTGAGTAAATGATCACATCAAATTAACAGCATGAAAATCAGCAAGTATGATCGATCCAAGAATCTAATCATcaaaccaatcaatcaagtaCCTGCTTTTCTTTGCTAGAGGTATGAGGATACTCCATAAGCCAGTGATGAAGATTGGATTAGCTAGTTAGCTTGATGACGTACAAATAAACTGTTGGCTAGCTAATTAACTATCCAGCCAGGAGATAAAGCTATTAAAGATGGATGAGATCGAGGAAATTTGAAACAGACTAACATGTACAGGAAGTGATGGAGTTGATGATGATCGAAATCGAATGAAGAAGCTAATGAATAAGAATCAGTCCGTAGTTGGTGATCGAATGCAGTAGTaccatataaatatatataggttgaaggtttgctagctagctaggagGAAGTTTCACACGAATGAATGAATTGATTCAACATACGCAAATACAAGTCGACACAAGACCGTAAATGGAAAGTTTCCTTAGCTTGACTGCGATCTCTAGCTTAACTAGTCCATATTTATGCGTTTCTGTGTGATAAGACAACTTAATTTGGAAATTAAGTCGATCCACGTGTTTAGAAACGGGACAACGTATATGTGTGACGAGTGACGACGTAACTCTTGTGATGTGAGCAGATGGATACATGATGAGTCATAAGTCATTATATTATGGTCTTTGTATATAAAGTCTTTGATGACTTCTttcttttatgtatttatgtatTTCTTCCACTCCATTGCCTTTTAATTTCTTATGAAAAAACCAAGGAATCGCTAGACAACAGCGTCCACCGACGCGTGATCGTATATAGAATTATATTGTTGCCAACCGTTGGTTTTTGTTTCATCGAGCCATCTAAAACTAACaactttcagtttttttttttttttttttcacttcctTTCATATACTCAATAAACCACACGTTTTAGGATTAACGATTTGTTTTATAATAACTGCAACTTAAAGATTGTAGATTTAATTTCAACCTCAAATGAGTCCATGTTTCATATAGCCCCTCAAAATTGTGGTTTATGTGAGCAAGACTTTCTgtattcaataattaaaattcAATATATTGCGATTGGCCATGAGAACACACTTGGAATACTATTTGATTAAAATTAAGATGATGCATCCTCGGGCAGCGAAAGTCTTTGTTCATATGATATTATTATTAATGTTGTTAGTCAATCacctaaaacccaaacctaaCGACATGATGAAAGGCACAAACCGAGAGCTCAAGTCCATACACGAAACCATACCGAGGGTGTCCCTTCCCATGCATCATTGTATATACGTCACCCCATAACAACCTGCACGCGTCATGCATCTCGTATAATTCTACGTACCATAAACACCAAACCTAACGACATGATGAAAGGCACAAACCGAGAGCTCAAGTCCATTCACGAAACCATACCGAGGGTGTCCCTTCCCATGCATCATTGTATTTACGTCACCGCATAACAACCTGCACGTCATGCATCTCGTATAATTCTACGTGCCATAAACACCAAGTAATCTCAAATTGATTAAGTAATTGACttctgttaaaggaaaaacgcATTATGTGCTTTCGTCAAAGAAACATAATTGACTTAtgttaaagaaaaaacacattatgtgccttcgtaaaaaaaacataagaagaaggaatcaaggaattgcaatcacatcacaatcagtatttactatcattattgtaattgatgttaatcgatatttccattgtaatttcatccctatataaaggggctatgaaatgaaatgagtagaccaattccgattccattttacttttacacgttatcagcacgctcagagcaaatatccaagagaaaaaaaccctagcttcgaaaaaaaaaaaaaaaaaccccagaaatttttttttttctttgccgccactctaaacaaaaaaaaagagaagagttTTCCGGCCTCTTCCTTTTACCACCAGCCCACACGGGCCTCACACCCCAACCCACCTGCACGCGGCATTCCCCAGCAATCCCCTGTGAGGAGCAAGCCCAGCAACGTCCTCACCGGCCAGATCGGCCTCCAGCGCTCGTTCCACAACCCACCGGCCTCCAGTGCGCGTCCCACAGCCTGCCAGACCGGCCTCAACTAGCTCGCACGCATAGATCATTCTTTCGACTGCCAGTTCGTCCAGACCCGATCACCTTCTTCTTCCGTCGTTCAGATCACGACCTTGTTCAGACCCGATCTGCTCCAAATCGAATTTCGGCAACCTCCAGCCTCTGCCCGACGCCCTTGCAACAGACCGGGCTCGAGCCCCTCCGCCAGCCTTCACCGGCCCCCAGCCCGGCCTTTCCCCTTCACCACTGCTGTTGCTACCTCTAGAGCCTCAACGCTTCTGCCTTGTACGTCTGGATCCCAGGAGTAGACGACACCTCCACCGGCCTCTTGCCCAGCGCATCGCTACCTCCACACCagaaaactagaagaaagaagaggaaaacaaaaagaaagaagagaaaaaacaaGTGagccggcccaaagaaaaggtccggcccagagaaaaaagaaTTCCAATTAAAAAAAGGCCATGCGGCccagaaaagaatttaaaaaaaaaaaaaaaaaacagactaagaaaaagaaagaaaaaaaggtctCGTGGCCCACtactgaaaagagagagaaaacggcccagtttttctcaagctcAAAAATAttgctacgcacgcctgcatcaacacgcgtgtgctaggattgttttattattctcgaaaccaagtatgttctcttttatttatttaatttcatactatggtatatttaattatttataattagaatttttttgaacatgctattttattgcttgttatatatgtgatatatattcaTTGAATTTAAAGCATGTGATTTTCATTtatgtttactatttttttaagcatgctctatattttattgtttatgtttttattatgaaattttgagcatgctttattttatttacgcttatataaattatgcctacgcatgctttgtattatgctattgtttacattttattttatgtatgatatattattgctattattatgtgtagtatataatttgttgtatatttgtgaaatttgagcatgccatgtagtttatttttatatatgctatgtttaaatgtgctatggttatttttagaatgcaacatatacaatccgctttgccataataatgaaaattcatgtgcattatacacacacacttaccgtgataaagtattttcacatagcattgaaaaaaaaatgtgacaattacgaatcttggtcttgaaatctaattcatatgtttggaaaataattcacgtggatgtctttatgactgcttaatttatttcttctctcttgtttatgtagatggctgatcccaCTCGatctgaatttgacattttggactcagaaggacttgagtaccactattgggtttccgatgtagaaactgcctttatggtaaaagactacactgccaccattaaaactcccactgaccccaaagatgatgaaccatctgacaaggtgaaagcaatgccttaatgtttctgaggcgacatattgatcttagcctacgctgggagtacattcagttgaagacacccaaagaactgtgggatgcccttaagggacgttttgggaacattcatgacaccttgctcccagaactgaccgttcagtggaatgaaatccgcttgcttgactacaaaagggtcaatgacttcaacaaggacatgttgcgcctcaaggcacgtctaaatttttgtggaaaggaactcacagaagatgatatgatccagaagactctttccacttttcctacttcagcaattatactagcgaacaattaggctggagtatgacaacaaaagaatcacaaccttcaataagctgatcaacctactacaagtggctgagaggcatgatgaggttcttttgagcaacaatgccaggcccattggacaaagaaaattcc
Coding sequences:
- the LOC112174736 gene encoding probable WRKY transcription factor 40, yielding MEYPHTSSKEKQVDQQGDSLEEDLQCVRKENEALRFLLEAMSRKYTRLESQLQLIRLDLQQNKSSTHDDHDHHEMTTTGSGCSSYDIFDPTANKRARTTAFSHCDHQQHHHFPVANKTSQFLVRTDSKDNTLIVKDGYQWRKYGQKVTKDNPSSPRAYFRCSMAPTCPVKKKVQRCMQDKSILVATYEGHHNHDIINNSNSLRLGQIISSSSSSPPAPAPHNQIMSVDFPPAVVHGLLQSSSTSTAADPITMRSPPSRREPITLDLTLSGSKSKSNQEENRPGRGSPAGTTSTSTSTSTSTTDQTCENEKIQEYVTYLTKDPNFTVALAAAVARSIKTDQPARNP